A part of Caldisalinibacter kiritimatiensis genomic DNA contains:
- a CDS encoding DUF881 domain-containing protein — protein sequence MQKKIMNQMIIFFLSGILGYFLITNMLHNTQQYSLVSINSIQMMKNSIQNNRQEIQDLREMIEQKKKELDNYKNAVKEKGSISTVLEQELEQLKMLSGTTDVHGPGIMIRLDDNHDGYKEGEDLNLYIVHDLDVVLIVNDLIAAGAEAISINGKRLTADSGIICGGNVIKINDEEIGAPFIIKAIGDPKLLSAAVNAPNTYGWELKEFFGIKLETIQSDDIPIPRYFKKPEFEYVKPINKEGE from the coding sequence ATGCAAAAAAAAATTATGAACCAAATGATAATATTTTTTTTGTCTGGAATTCTTGGCTATTTTTTAATAACTAATATGTTACATAATACTCAGCAATATTCGTTGGTATCGATTAATTCTATACAAATGATGAAAAATTCAATACAAAATAATCGACAAGAGATACAGGATTTAAGAGAAATGATAGAACAAAAGAAAAAAGAATTAGATAATTATAAAAATGCCGTTAAAGAAAAAGGAAGTATTAGTACCGTTTTAGAACAAGAATTAGAACAGCTAAAAATGCTTTCAGGAACAACAGATGTTCATGGTCCTGGAATTATGATTAGATTAGATGATAATCATGATGGCTACAAAGAAGGTGAAGACCTTAATTTATATATTGTACATGATTTAGATGTGGTTTTAATTGTGAATGATTTAATAGCTGCGGGTGCAGAAGCAATAAGTATTAATGGTAAAAGACTAACTGCTGATTCAGGAATAATATGTGGAGGTAACGTAATAAAAATAAATGATGAAGAAATAGGAGCACCCTTTATAATAAAAGCAATTGGTGACCCGAAGCTTTTATCAGCTGCAGTTAATGCACCTAATACTTATGGATGGGAATTAAAAGAGTTTTTTGGTATTAAGCTCGAGACAATACAGAGTGATGATATTCCCATACCTAGGTATTTTAAGAAACCAGAATTTGAGTATGTAAAACCAATAAATAAAGAAGGTGAATAA
- a CDS encoding small basic family protein translates to MLVAIIGLLIGGIIGFILPITYNPSYSLYISVGILACLDSVFGGIRANLENKFNAKIFISGFFGNAILAAFLAYVGDRLGVPLYYAAIFAFGSRLFQNFAIIRRFYFNK, encoded by the coding sequence ATGCTAGTAGCAATCATAGGACTGTTAATAGGTGGTATCATTGGATTCATTTTACCGATAACATATAATCCAAGTTATTCCTTATATATATCAGTAGGTATCTTAGCTTGTTTGGATTCAGTTTTTGGTGGTATCAGAGCTAATTTAGAGAATAAGTTTAATGCTAAGATTTTTATATCAGGTTTTTTTGGAAATGCTATATTAGCAGCTTTTTTGGCTTATGTAGGTGACCGTTTAGGGGTACCACTTTACTATGCTGCTATTTTTGCGTTTGGTAGCAGATTATTCCAAAATTTTGCTATTATTAGAAGGTTTTATTTTAATAAATAG
- the ftsA gene encoding cell division protein FtsA, whose translation MTDFFTSIDLGTSKVCAIIAGKDKNGQVQIIGMGKSDCNGIKKGVVVDIESTTKGVINAVEQAENMADVTVTEAYINIPGGYSRIVSNKGMIAVSGDDNEISLEDIERVITSATIISVPQDQRIIDVIPNQYIVDGYDEIKDPTGMVGTRLEVEADIVTASVTTTQNLIKSINKAGIDVVGIFMEPLATANSVLTDDEKELGVLLIDIGAGTSDISIFKKNRLIYSNILLVGGNHITNDLSIGLRIPFKQSEEIKRRYGAVEYTEDNNDNVIEINPIGLNKEIKVSKYQLSEIIEARVGEVFELIDKELHKNKLKKQLLAGAVITGGGVSYLKGIEKLAGLRLGLPVRIGKPNELVANEPIYSTAVGIINYVYKRKFKYYIEYSNTEAIKSNYRSKTKNNNKLTSLVKKVWKEYF comes from the coding sequence ATGACAGACTTTTTTACTTCTATAGATTTAGGAACATCTAAAGTCTGTGCAATCATTGCTGGAAAGGATAAAAATGGACAAGTCCAAATAATAGGAATGGGAAAGAGTGACTGTAATGGTATAAAAAAAGGTGTAGTTGTTGATATAGAATCTACTACTAAAGGGGTAATTAATGCAGTTGAACAAGCTGAAAATATGGCTGATGTAACGGTAACAGAAGCCTATATAAATATCCCAGGAGGCTATTCTAGAATTGTTAGTAATAAAGGAATGATAGCTGTTTCTGGTGATGATAATGAAATATCCCTTGAGGATATTGAAAGAGTTATAACTTCAGCTACAATCATATCAGTCCCCCAAGACCAGAGAATAATAGATGTGATACCAAATCAATATATAGTAGATGGTTATGATGAAATTAAAGACCCAACAGGTATGGTTGGAACAAGATTAGAAGTGGAAGCAGATATCGTTACTGCTTCGGTTACTACTACACAAAATCTTATTAAAAGCATTAATAAAGCAGGTATAGACGTAGTAGGTATATTTATGGAGCCTTTAGCTACAGCTAATTCTGTTTTGACGGATGATGAGAAAGAATTAGGTGTATTATTAATAGATATTGGTGCAGGAACTAGCGATATATCTATATTTAAAAAAAATCGTTTGATATATTCAAATATACTTTTAGTAGGAGGAAATCATATCACTAACGATTTATCAATTGGGCTTAGAATACCATTTAAACAAAGTGAAGAGATAAAGAGGAGGTATGGAGCAGTAGAGTATACAGAAGATAATAATGATAATGTAATAGAAATTAATCCAATTGGACTAAACAAAGAGATAAAGGTTTCTAAATATCAATTATCAGAAATAATAGAAGCACGAGTAGGTGAAGTTTTTGAGCTTATTGACAAAGAATTACATAAAAATAAATTAAAAAAGCAACTGTTAGCAGGTGCAGTTATTACTGGAGGTGGAGTTAGTTATTTAAAGGGTATCGAGAAATTGGCTGGTTTAAGATTAGGATTACCAGTAAGAATTGGTAAGCCAAATGAATTAGTGGCTAATGAACCAATTTATTCTACTGCAGTTGGTATTATTAATTATGTTTATAAGAGGAAATTTAAATATTATATAGAATATAGTAATACTGAAGCTATAAAATCAAATTATAGGTCAAAAACAAAAAACAACAACAAACTTACATCTTTAGTAAAAAAAGTCTGGAAAGAATACTTTTAA
- the ftsZ gene encoding cell division protein FtsZ, translated as MFEFDVDVEQFARIKVIGVGGGGNNAVNRMIEADVKGIEYIAINTDKQALAYSKAEYKIQIGEKLTKGLGAGANPEIGKKAAEESRNDILEILKGADMVFITAGMGGGTGTGAAPVVAEIAKEMGILTVGVVTKPFMFEGRRRMIHAEKGVQDLKSRVDTLVTIPNDRLLQVVEKKTSIMDAFKVADDVLRQGIQGISDLIAVPALINLDFADVKTIMTEKGLAHMGIGRASGESRATEAAKQAIQSPLLETSIEGAKGVLLNITGGPNLGLFEVNEAADLIRESVDPDANIIFGAGIDENLKDDIKITVIATGFSENNVKEEKKVDGKENRKQNLNTDKKDNDEFEIDDDLDIPTFLRQRNR; from the coding sequence GTGTTTGAATTTGATGTAGATGTAGAACAATTTGCAAGAATAAAAGTTATAGGTGTTGGTGGCGGCGGAAATAACGCTGTTAATAGAATGATAGAAGCTGATGTTAAAGGAATTGAATATATTGCTATTAATACTGATAAACAGGCTTTAGCATATTCAAAAGCAGAATATAAGATACAAATAGGAGAAAAATTGACAAAAGGATTAGGTGCGGGAGCTAATCCTGAAATAGGAAAAAAAGCTGCAGAAGAAAGTAGAAATGATATTCTTGAAATTTTAAAAGGTGCTGATATGGTATTCATAACAGCTGGTATGGGTGGAGGCACAGGTACAGGTGCAGCTCCAGTTGTGGCTGAAATAGCTAAAGAGATGGGAATATTAACTGTAGGTGTTGTAACTAAACCATTTATGTTTGAAGGAAGAAGAAGGATGATTCATGCTGAAAAAGGAGTACAAGATTTAAAAAGTAGAGTTGATACTCTAGTTACAATACCTAATGATAGATTATTACAGGTGGTTGAAAAGAAAACTTCAATCATGGATGCATTTAAAGTTGCTGACGATGTTTTAAGACAAGGTATACAAGGTATATCTGATCTTATAGCTGTACCAGCTTTAATAAATCTAGACTTTGCCGATGTAAAAACTATAATGACAGAAAAAGGACTCGCTCACATGGGAATAGGTAGAGCAAGTGGAGAAAGTAGAGCTACTGAAGCAGCTAAACAAGCTATACAAAGTCCTTTATTAGAAACATCTATAGAAGGTGCTAAAGGAGTATTATTAAATATTACAGGAGGTCCAAACTTAGGATTATTTGAAGTTAATGAGGCAGCTGACCTTATTAGAGAATCAGTTGACCCAGATGCAAATATAATTTTTGGAGCTGGAATTGATGAAAATCTTAAAGATGATATAAAAATTACCGTAATTGCTACAGGATTTAGTGAAAATAATGTTAAGGAAGAAAAGAAAGTAGATGGCAAAGAGAATAGAAAGCAAAATCTAAATACAGATAAAAAGGATAATGATGAATTTGAGATTGATGACGATTTAGATATACCAACATTTTTAAGACAAAGAAACAGATAA